From the Ferrimicrobium acidiphilum DSM 19497 genome, one window contains:
- a CDS encoding transglycosylase family protein: MPARAVANRVAFTAGLISLAFFPAPRSILTSASQAQLQNRATQLSQQISAQSSEIRAVAVQAASARARLVTDQANLAKVNAQLSRSRAELAAEKQLLVSYAIAKFTDAPGSSAVIDALNTNQNNVATQSTYENVASGYVVNVITAYRRDQQAVTALVASDARDVAAASQTQQSLAQDLVSLQSGVAREQATLTSVHGQIAVLVQQRLQQEAVARQQELALAARRAAQQQAAQQQAAAQAAQQQAAAQAGPQPAAQGAPSAVGVSTAVSTGGAGSQWGGSPAPPSSQAFAALRNCESGGNYQDNTGNGYYGAYQFSASTWAGLGFSGLPSAASPSTQDQAAQIEQRQAGWAAWPECSLILGLD, from the coding sequence ATGCCAGCGAGAGCAGTTGCAAATAGAGTTGCCTTCACGGCGGGGCTCATTAGCTTGGCGTTTTTCCCTGCTCCACGTTCGATATTGACGAGCGCTTCGCAGGCGCAACTTCAGAACAGAGCTACCCAACTCAGCCAGCAGATTAGTGCGCAGTCGAGTGAGATTCGCGCGGTGGCGGTGCAGGCCGCTAGCGCACGTGCGAGACTCGTAACCGATCAGGCGAATCTCGCAAAGGTGAATGCCCAACTCTCCCGGTCGCGTGCCGAACTCGCTGCTGAGAAGCAACTCCTGGTGAGTTATGCGATAGCGAAGTTTACCGATGCCCCAGGTTCGAGTGCGGTCATTGACGCGTTGAACACGAATCAGAATAATGTTGCAACACAGTCCACTTACGAGAACGTAGCTAGTGGCTATGTGGTTAACGTGATCACTGCCTATCGGCGTGATCAGCAAGCTGTAACGGCACTCGTCGCCTCGGATGCCCGTGATGTTGCGGCTGCATCCCAGACTCAACAGAGCTTAGCCCAGGACCTGGTCTCGTTGCAGTCAGGTGTGGCGAGAGAGCAGGCAACTTTGACATCGGTGCACGGTCAGATCGCCGTGCTCGTACAGCAAAGACTCCAACAGGAGGCTGTCGCGCGACAGCAAGAACTAGCTCTCGCAGCACGTCGAGCAGCCCAGCAACAGGCAGCCCAGCAACAGGCAGCCGCTCAGGCAGCCCAGCAACAGGCAGCCGCCCAAGCTGGACCGCAACCGGCAGCCCAGGGAGCGCCGAGCGCGGTCGGAGTGAGTACTGCGGTCTCAACCGGAGGTGCTGGCAGTCAGTGGGGAGGTAGTCCAGCTCCCCCAAGCTCACAAGCGTTCGCCGCGCTACGCAATTGCGAGTCTGGAGGCAATTATCAAGACAACACTGGAAACGGTTATTACGGCGCTTATCAATTTTCGGCCTCGACATGGGCAGGTCTTGGATTCAGTGGATTGCCATCCGCTGCGAGTCCTTCTACGCAGGATCAGGCAGCTCAAATAGAGCAACGCCAGGCTGGATGGGCCGCCTGGCCGGAGTGTTCCCTGATTCTTGGTTTGGACTAG
- a CDS encoding respiratory chain complex I subunit 1 family protein: MSDVLLQIGQVLTILLLSPLIHGFIVFAEERVQGNRGPSILQPYRDLWKYFHKEQLVPDSASFIFWLTPIVAFVAMMIVPMLIPVLTNFPLPLSNIGDILGGGLILTLAAFFISLSGLDAGHPFGGMGSSRESILAILAEPSLIMVFIGITLLAESMLPFVVNHLLVTSLATYLSPAHLFFVAAFLILLTVETERLPIHSSIHYEVYMIGEARVLEYSGPMLGLLRWSSWMKQAILYTIFLNVLAIPWGLSSTGSLPSVLLSAVVLVGKWLIVAVIMVVIETVQSRLRFFRYQEPLALALVLAVLAVVARQVL, translated from the coding sequence GTGAGCGATGTGCTGCTACAGATCGGTCAAGTGCTGACTATATTGTTGCTTTCGCCGTTGATACACGGGTTTATAGTCTTTGCCGAAGAACGAGTGCAGGGGAACCGCGGACCATCGATCTTGCAGCCTTACCGCGACCTCTGGAAGTATTTTCATAAAGAGCAGTTGGTTCCAGACTCAGCTTCATTTATCTTCTGGCTCACTCCCATCGTCGCCTTTGTTGCGATGATGATCGTTCCGATGTTGATTCCAGTCTTAACTAATTTTCCTCTGCCACTCTCAAACATCGGCGATATTCTGGGAGGCGGTCTGATCTTGACGCTTGCCGCCTTCTTTATAAGTCTCTCGGGGCTCGACGCAGGTCATCCTTTTGGGGGCATGGGCAGTTCGCGGGAGTCCATTCTGGCGATACTCGCCGAGCCCAGTCTTATCATGGTCTTTATTGGCATCACTCTGTTGGCAGAGTCGATGTTGCCCTTCGTTGTGAATCACCTTCTGGTCACGAGCTTGGCCACCTATCTCAGTCCAGCCCACCTCTTTTTTGTGGCTGCATTCTTGATCTTGCTCACTGTGGAGACTGAGCGATTGCCAATCCACTCCTCGATCCACTACGAGGTCTACATGATTGGTGAGGCACGAGTCCTTGAGTACTCAGGGCCCATGCTCGGCCTCCTGCGTTGGTCGTCGTGGATGAAGCAGGCAATTCTCTATACGATTTTCTTGAATGTGCTTGCTATTCCTTGGGGACTCTCATCGACTGGATCGCTCCCCAGCGTACTGCTAAGCGCGGTTGTGCTCGTTGGAAAGTGGTTGATTGTAGCGGTCATCATGGTGGTGATTGAGACTGTACAGTCGAGGTTGCGATTCTTCCGTTACCAGGAGCCGCTCGCGCTCGCCTTGGTCTTGGCGGTGCTCGCCGTAGTAGCAAGGCAGGTTCTATGA
- the nuoB gene encoding NADH-quinone oxidoreductase subunit NuoB codes for MPAWTYRGLRGGVKTVPWPVDDVDGMTGLPEPIVDGCPDGCDLCASSCPTEAISVVGGLELDQGSCIGCNLCVEACPEGVLILPSKLTRASNDRGGLRRHVNSTEISAELVPSGDRRRLRKSLFVRHIDCGSCNGCESEISALDNPYYNLHRFGVFFTPSPRFADVLLVTGPVTNPMYEPLISTYEAMPEPKYVVATGVCAISGGTNGGGYNAHQGLEGILPVDLWVPGCPPHPIVLIDALLSLVGRGR; via the coding sequence ATGCCTGCATGGACATATCGCGGGCTCCGAGGTGGAGTGAAGACGGTTCCGTGGCCAGTCGATGATGTCGATGGGATGACTGGGTTGCCGGAGCCGATCGTGGATGGGTGCCCTGATGGTTGTGATCTCTGTGCAAGCAGCTGTCCGACGGAGGCGATCTCGGTTGTCGGTGGCTTGGAGCTCGATCAAGGGTCGTGCATCGGTTGTAATTTGTGCGTGGAGGCGTGCCCGGAAGGAGTACTTATACTCCCGTCAAAACTGACGCGCGCCAGCAACGATAGAGGTGGATTGCGGCGGCATGTTAACTCCACTGAGATCTCGGCGGAGTTGGTTCCGAGTGGCGATCGACGGCGGTTGCGCAAGAGTTTGTTCGTGCGACATATCGACTGTGGTTCCTGCAACGGTTGTGAATCAGAGATCTCTGCCCTCGATAACCCATACTATAACCTGCATCGTTTCGGTGTTTTCTTTACACCCTCCCCTCGCTTTGCCGATGTATTGTTGGTCACTGGCCCTGTAACGAATCCCATGTACGAGCCGCTGATCTCGACTTACGAGGCGATGCCGGAGCCGAAGTACGTAGTCGCCACTGGGGTCTGCGCTATCTCAGGCGGGACCAATGGCGGCGGATATAACGCTCATCAGGGGTTGGAGGGCATTCTTCCAGTTGACCTCTGGGTGCCGGGGTGTCCGCCACATCCGATTGTGCTAATCGATGCCTTGCTTTCGCTCGTTGGACGTGGACGGTGA
- a CDS encoding NADH-quinone oxidoreductase subunit C: MATWNEIVFSDPSRLTSLLSDLAVDPTTPPRTYRRLQAIWGRRVEDGIELSYLASSEAREPYRLWRLLVPPGVSVPSLALLIPSAGSYEREISDLYGVEFEGAPDTRRFVLHEGARVPAAFLERQSQYSTPFEFASTALTMPTVGDANLQQLRFGPVRADVVESASFQFSYAGEGIVHLETRLFYKHRGMETRFEGKLPHQGAPLAERVSGIDSAAHAFAFALACEDALEISVPRRAQQLRALLAELERLYNHLQYFGLLSKLTTLKVADAEGHYLGELAKQLNARLTGSRFLRGLIVPGGLRRDLDTDGLKEELAELEERARTYLNALSGTRSYLDRLETTGVLGTQMALAQGATGPIERASGLDRDLRRDHPYSGYGDLQFIVPDASAGDARARALIREYEIFASFAIIGQLANQLVDGPVMADSNGTGIPDAVEGLGWVEATRGTLIYAVYLDHGKLSRVKIKEPSFSNWRVFPYTVDGTNMMDYAINEASFGLSLAGNDR, translated from the coding sequence ATGGCGACATGGAATGAGATCGTCTTTAGCGATCCCTCTCGGTTGACATCGCTTTTATCGGATCTAGCCGTCGATCCGACAACGCCACCGCGAACCTATAGGAGGTTGCAGGCCATCTGGGGTCGCCGAGTTGAAGACGGTATTGAGCTTAGTTATCTCGCAAGTAGCGAGGCTCGTGAGCCATATCGGTTATGGCGGCTTCTGGTGCCGCCTGGGGTGAGCGTGCCGTCGCTTGCGTTGTTGATACCGTCGGCAGGATCCTACGAGCGCGAAATCTCTGATCTTTACGGAGTCGAGTTCGAGGGAGCACCTGATACCAGGCGATTCGTTCTCCACGAAGGGGCACGAGTGCCAGCAGCGTTCCTAGAACGACAGTCACAGTACTCTACGCCTTTCGAGTTCGCCTCGACCGCGCTAACGATGCCGACTGTCGGTGATGCCAATCTGCAGCAACTGCGTTTTGGGCCTGTGCGTGCTGACGTAGTGGAATCTGCGAGCTTCCAATTTTCCTATGCCGGTGAGGGTATAGTCCATTTAGAGACACGATTGTTCTATAAACACCGAGGAATGGAGACTCGCTTCGAGGGCAAGTTGCCGCATCAGGGGGCACCACTAGCGGAACGAGTGTCAGGGATCGACAGCGCAGCCCATGCCTTTGCGTTTGCTCTCGCATGCGAGGATGCCCTTGAAATTAGCGTTCCAAGGCGAGCCCAGCAGTTGCGTGCTCTACTCGCTGAGCTTGAGCGTCTCTACAATCATCTCCAGTATTTCGGGCTGTTGTCGAAGTTGACAACCCTGAAGGTTGCCGACGCCGAAGGACACTACCTTGGGGAGCTTGCCAAGCAGTTGAATGCGCGTCTCACCGGCAGTCGATTTCTCCGAGGGCTGATTGTGCCAGGTGGTTTGCGCAGGGATCTGGATACGGATGGACTAAAGGAGGAGCTCGCGGAGCTCGAAGAGAGGGCAAGAACCTATCTCAATGCGCTCTCTGGCACTCGGAGCTACCTAGATAGATTGGAGACGACCGGAGTCCTTGGCACCCAGATGGCGCTTGCTCAAGGCGCGACTGGCCCAATTGAGCGAGCCAGCGGACTCGATAGGGATCTTCGGCGCGACCATCCTTACAGTGGCTATGGCGACCTCCAGTTCATTGTGCCCGATGCGTCAGCTGGCGATGCTCGCGCTAGGGCTCTTATCAGAGAGTATGAGATTTTTGCTTCGTTCGCCATCATCGGTCAGCTCGCCAACCAGCTTGTGGATGGTCCAGTCATGGCTGACAGCAACGGAACTGGGATTCCGGATGCCGTCGAGGGTCTCGGGTGGGTAGAAGCGACGCGAGGCACCTTGATCTACGCCGTCTATCTCGATCATGGCAAGTTGTCCAGAGTCAAGATCAAGGAACCGTCCTTCTCAAACTGGCGAGTCTTTCCCTACACCGTAGATGGTACCAACATGATGGATTACGCAATCAACGAGGCCAGTTTTGGGCTGTCGTTGGCTGGAAATGATCGTTAG
- a CDS encoding hydrogenase — MQVIPHHPIVVAILSLSLFVVLILSFVILGSHWVRNHVYAFALQSWVIAAISIIVAAWGHYPLLYGIAVLTIVIRGLLIPFLVTRLLDRTGVGREQTPIFRSSSTLVVGGILVILAFVIAEEVHNQLPRLSSVGILAFTVLLGVEFIAFLTLALRTEALSSLLGLLMIENGVLAGSLILVPGLPFFLEIVFLFDLLVIIATYAVLARSLRSRLGVTDVRIMRELTG; from the coding sequence ATGCAAGTAATACCACACCATCCGATTGTGGTGGCGATACTAAGCCTTTCCCTCTTTGTCGTTCTGATTCTGAGTTTCGTCATCCTTGGCTCTCATTGGGTGCGCAATCATGTCTATGCGTTCGCGCTGCAGTCGTGGGTGATCGCGGCGATCTCGATCATTGTTGCCGCATGGGGGCATTATCCGTTGCTTTACGGCATCGCCGTACTCACGATTGTGATTCGGGGTTTGTTGATTCCTTTCTTGGTCACAAGGCTGCTCGACCGTACTGGAGTTGGGCGGGAACAGACACCGATTTTTCGTTCGAGTTCCACTTTGGTGGTCGGTGGGATTCTAGTCATCTTGGCTTTTGTCATAGCCGAGGAGGTGCATAACCAACTGCCGCGGCTATCGTCTGTGGGCATACTCGCATTCACTGTACTCCTCGGTGTTGAGTTCATCGCATTCTTGACGCTTGCACTGCGGACTGAGGCGTTGTCGAGCCTTCTTGGTCTTCTGATGATCGAGAACGGAGTACTCGCTGGATCATTGATTCTCGTCCCCGGGCTTCCTTTCTTCCTCGAGATCGTGTTTCTCTTCGACCTGTTAGTGATTATCGCCACCTATGCGGTGCTTGCTCGTTCCTTGCGAAGTCGCCTTGGTGTTACAGATGTCCGCATCATGAGGGAGTTGACCGGATGA
- a CDS encoding IS4 family transposase: MPRPGWKRQPEGSRLTDHLSIGVLTRTFGRDLIDSILVATDRVQQRVRLLPSRVMIYYVLALSLYPQDSYEEVMRHLSEGLRWMDQFQSSWNVPSKVAIFKARLRLGAEPMKRLYEAVARPLAAPGDTGAFYRGLRLVAIDGTSLSVADTPENLAHFTKPTTPLGQAAYAKARIVGLLECGTHAIFAANVGPYSVAEQILAKGVIDKLTPGMLCLGDRGFFGYDLWQRAANTGAQLLWRAKSNYRIETVAELEDGSYLGNVYHHKDRGRKSPLLLRVIEYQITEGEDPDLFYRLFCTITDPEVAPAHELAALYSKRWEIESAFDELKTHQSEARRVLRSQSPELVYQEIWGMLTLHFGIRELMYDVSASTRGDPVALSFVGSLRTVRTSAITSPGFSPSSSR, encoded by the coding sequence ATGCCAAGACCCGGGTGGAAACGACAACCAGAGGGCTCACGGTTGACCGATCATCTCTCCATAGGGGTTCTTACCCGCACCTTTGGGAGAGATCTCATCGATTCGATACTGGTCGCAACCGACAGGGTCCAACAGCGCGTACGTCTGTTGCCATCACGGGTGATGATCTATTACGTCTTGGCACTTTCGCTCTATCCCCAGGACTCCTACGAGGAGGTCATGCGTCACTTGAGCGAGGGGTTGCGGTGGATGGATCAATTCCAGTCTTCTTGGAACGTCCCTTCCAAGGTGGCGATCTTTAAGGCTCGTCTACGCCTCGGCGCAGAGCCCATGAAGAGACTCTATGAGGCGGTTGCAAGGCCACTGGCAGCTCCTGGTGATACCGGTGCCTTCTACCGCGGGTTACGCCTGGTTGCGATCGATGGAACGAGCCTTAGTGTCGCTGACACCCCAGAGAACCTCGCTCACTTTACAAAGCCAACGACTCCGCTTGGTCAAGCCGCCTATGCCAAGGCGAGAATCGTCGGCCTCTTAGAGTGTGGAACCCATGCGATCTTTGCCGCCAATGTAGGCCCCTACAGCGTTGCCGAACAGATTCTTGCAAAAGGTGTCATCGATAAGCTCACACCTGGGATGCTCTGTCTTGGTGACCGAGGGTTCTTTGGCTACGACCTCTGGCAGCGAGCTGCCAACACCGGTGCCCAACTCCTCTGGCGGGCAAAGAGCAACTACCGAATTGAGACGGTCGCCGAACTCGAGGATGGTTCTTACCTTGGCAACGTCTATCACCATAAGGACAGGGGCAGAAAGAGTCCGCTTCTGCTCAGGGTGATTGAGTACCAGATCACCGAAGGGGAGGACCCGGATCTCTTCTACAGGCTCTTTTGCACCATCACCGATCCCGAGGTGGCACCGGCTCATGAACTAGCGGCACTCTACTCCAAACGTTGGGAGATCGAATCGGCCTTTGATGAACTAAAGACCCATCAGTCGGAGGCACGAAGAGTGTTACGGTCTCAGTCTCCCGAGCTCGTCTACCAGGAGATCTGGGGGATGTTAACCCTTCACTTTGGCATCAGGGAACTCATGTATGACGTATCGGCATCCACACGAGGGGACCCAGTGGCGCTCTCATTTGTTGGCTCTCTCCGGACGGTACGCACCAGTGCTATAACCAGTCCGGGTTTTTCCCCCTCAAGTTCTCGCTGA
- a CDS encoding proton-conducting transporter membrane subunit, producing the protein MIWTLIFIILAVTAAAALLSIVAPRPVVAESANQAAAAIDLVLVLWLLIIVPSRGVVGVDSLLLVDPFGVWVLVCLAVVYLFATVYARGYLREQGRSPRSLKVFYSLFACFALIMILSPIQNNPGLYWVGIDLTTLVSAVLVGLEPNRRAIEAAWKYLVVVAVGLSLALIGTILFYFAGTFIRGENYPMTWASFEAIAPKADPSLLLVAFLLVLVGFGTKAGLAPMHTWLPDAHSEGPTPVSVMLSGGLLNCAMLGIVRYLGVLRKTSMGADASRALVILGVASLVVAALFITRQRGIKRLAAYSSVEHIGIIALGFGFGGVLGTVGALYQMLNHSLTKSAVFFGAGNAIESYGTRQIAGVRRIADRFPVMGAAWLAAAVAAVGAPPFGLFLSELTIARGGIVSANPWAVGVMGVALIVIFIGFMGHFRKMFFAGPRHHHPHDGSVHALPITSVAPMLVAVTIVLVLGVWWPHPLWIYFTHIAATFGGR; encoded by the coding sequence ATGATTTGGACTCTGATCTTCATCATCCTGGCTGTCACCGCCGCAGCGGCACTGCTCTCTATCGTCGCTCCTCGGCCCGTCGTGGCCGAGTCTGCAAATCAAGCGGCGGCGGCGATAGATCTGGTCCTAGTCCTCTGGTTACTTATTATCGTTCCGAGCCGAGGCGTGGTTGGAGTCGACTCGTTGTTGTTGGTCGATCCGTTTGGCGTTTGGGTGTTGGTATGTCTAGCTGTCGTCTATCTGTTTGCAACCGTGTACGCCCGAGGATATCTTCGAGAACAGGGACGATCCCCGCGTTCGCTCAAGGTGTTCTACAGCCTGTTCGCCTGTTTTGCGTTGATCATGATCCTCTCTCCTATCCAGAACAATCCTGGGCTCTATTGGGTCGGAATTGATCTGACTACGCTGGTGAGTGCGGTACTGGTAGGACTTGAGCCAAACCGACGCGCGATCGAGGCGGCTTGGAAGTACCTGGTCGTCGTGGCTGTGGGGTTATCGCTTGCTCTGATTGGAACTATTTTGTTCTACTTCGCTGGAACGTTCATTCGCGGTGAGAACTATCCAATGACATGGGCGAGTTTTGAGGCTATCGCCCCGAAGGCTGATCCCTCTCTTCTCTTGGTAGCGTTCTTGCTCGTGCTCGTTGGTTTTGGCACCAAGGCAGGGCTCGCGCCGATGCACACCTGGTTGCCGGACGCCCACTCTGAGGGCCCAACTCCTGTCTCGGTAATGCTCTCGGGTGGGTTGTTGAACTGTGCAATGCTGGGGATAGTCCGCTACCTAGGGGTTCTACGCAAGACGAGCATGGGCGCTGATGCTAGCAGGGCACTCGTTATTCTGGGAGTCGCCAGCCTTGTGGTCGCGGCTCTCTTCATTACACGCCAGCGTGGTATCAAGCGGCTGGCGGCGTACTCGAGCGTCGAGCACATCGGGATCATCGCTCTCGGATTTGGATTTGGTGGTGTGTTGGGGACTGTAGGTGCGCTCTACCAGATGCTCAATCATTCACTCACCAAGTCTGCGGTGTTTTTTGGTGCCGGCAACGCAATTGAGTCTTATGGAACCCGCCAGATAGCAGGCGTCCGTCGGATCGCGGATAGGTTTCCAGTAATGGGAGCAGCCTGGCTCGCCGCAGCGGTGGCGGCTGTGGGTGCCCCTCCGTTTGGACTGTTTTTAAGTGAGCTCACCATTGCTCGTGGTGGCATCGTGAGTGCGAACCCCTGGGCCGTTGGTGTGATGGGTGTAGCTCTGATCGTCATATTTATCGGCTTTATGGGTCACTTCCGTAAGATGTTCTTCGCCGGCCCACGTCATCATCACCCCCATGACGGTAGTGTTCACGCATTGCCGATAACCTCGGTGGCGCCGATGCTGGTGGCGGTGACGATTGTCCTGGTATTGGGTGTATGGTGGCCGCATCCTCTATGGATTTACTTTACCCATATCGCTGCTACGTTTGGTGGCCGCTGA